In Brassica napus cultivar Da-Ae chromosome C2, Da-Ae, whole genome shotgun sequence, the sequence AGCCGGGCTTTAGCTGATTTCCCACTAACATTTCCAATTAAAGTTTTgattataaaactaaaactctatataaattaatagtatcaataatttattaatttataaattataaattattttaaaaaattatatttttatttaaaaaataaaaatatatttagtttacGATATTACatattgattaataaattttagatttgaatttcatctattttattagattatttGAAACATTGAAATGAAAACTAATATTAGAAATGAAAttcattttatagaaaaataaaaaaataaaaaaattgttttacgtTCATTTAAGGttataaaacttatatataagATAGtcataaatttatgattttaatatgatcttatatttttctgaagAGTCTTAAAATACTTTTGTTTTGCTAaattttgtcatattttgaaaagTTCAAACCTGAGACAagagaaatttattaatttcctGATTCactaatttatcaaatattaacttatataatttaatacatattttagaaTTACAAAACTCTGACCATAAGAAATAGATTTGTATAATTCCTTATCTATGATTAAGCTTGGTCTTAGACTGCTATCTGCaacttctcttcttttcttcagTATTCAATTTATACTAGGTAATTCTCCCGTTTTATACTAGGTAAATCTCTCGTGTTCATGCACTGAGAtaaacatttacaaaataagtattttattctgtttgtttataaatttttaggtaattttataattagtatgtATAAAAATGGTATTAAGTATCTTTATGTTTCTATCTTAATTAGATATTGTAATTTGATTTGTGCATCCGCATGggttttgttttcacttatatacaTGTTAATATGATATGTAAACCGGGCGTTTTCTATATATGTTCTAAATAACTTTggaagatttaaaatatgtatgtCGTTGAGGGTGTGTGGCCTGAATCAAAAAGCTTCAGCGATGAAGAATATGGAGGTGTTCCGGTTAGGTGGAAAGGCAGTTGCCACCGTGAGGTTCCTTGCAACAGGTTCACATCTTCTCTCTTACTGTTACATCCTTAGTCTGTTTATATTTCTTGTTTTGCTACTATAGTctatatcataaaaaaaattattaagaagtTCATTGGAGCAAAATATTTCAACAAAGGTTACTTAACGTAcacataatttatgtttttgagGGTATAGCTCTAGATCACAGTGGTTCCTCCTTTGATCCAAAAATGttcatatttttacttttatattttatattttttaggcAAAGAaaaattgcaatttttttttgttagctaAATATTAGGTAACATGATGTAACTAATACAATTTTTAAGGAAACTGATATTTATTATGTTGTTTGTAAgttcatttattaaaattaataatggtTAAGAGTAGAAATAGGAGTGGCATTAGAAGTAATTAAAAGGATGTTTTACGGGTTAGTTCGTATTTGTACttcatttttaatagtatatatatactagatcttgatccgcgcaaccgcgtagatgtttgttttcatttttatatacatagaaattttatttctatattgttaatgGTAAATATTCTTAACATTAAccatatttttaaacatttatgaCTTTTTCGAACAAAATAATGTTATAGTCAACAACATGTCtggtcttcttcttctaccaTTTTTGAGAATAACTTCATGTTttgttaaatcatatatttgttttctcTTACTCCATAAAACTttgtagtatatattttaaattatttttcacaaacacaaacatatatcacaaaaataaagttgcatcttctatttataatttagatCAAAAACTAAACTATgcagttataacaaaaaaaattaaaattaaaattttaataaaatattcagaTATAAATTTCACTTATCTTAATTAAAATAGTATAGGTGTGGATCATAATTCTTTCTAATTCCAAAATTTTAGCACCCCTTaaaagcaaataaaaataagttttataaattcacaaaatatataaaaacatttggaattataatttctattaaaataattttgttaaataaaaatagtgcAAAATAATGACAtattgtaaaagaaaaataaaataaaatctacaaCTTATTTGTAACCCATCATGTTTTACAGTTTCAAATTAGTTGGCTAACAATACCCTAAACcgtaaatatcatttatatgcTTTTAAGAACTTGTATATAAAAGAAGACATGATTACATATCAATTTGAGAACTTATCAAATCACTAATGTAGAATAatctaattgatttttttttaaaacccaaatctaaatcATTGCACATGAATGTATTACAAATGGGTAGCATGGGTTTTGTGAAGATGTGCATGTCCAAATTCTATCGATGGTACAAATTTATCAAGATATAATCACTCTTGGGTTTCTTCTTTTATCTACTAAAGATATAaagtaaaacaatttaaaaatatatggtaTTTTGGATAATTATTTAAGCAAATACGATTGCAGTGGCAAAGTAGTAATAACTATTTGCAACTACTTTCtaacttttattagttttgctgTCACAAATTAGTAGCTAAagaaactctaaactctaaatgtTATTCcttttgattttaaaacttATATGCAAGAAGACATGATTGTATATGattgtatattaaataaaaataacttgaaTCATTAGTGTAAGACAATCAAACTGAATAAATTTAAGCCAAATCAAAATTACTATACATGAATACATGAATGTAATACAAATGGATGATACATGTTTGTGAATATTTGTgaatgtttaaaatttattagtaactcaaatttataaaaagatatattCATATTTGGGTTTCTTACATTATTCTCTAATGATATATAGTAAACCAAGTCCGGACGAGGTAGTCCAAGTGGTAGGACGGCctgtggtggcaaccaccatccgGGTTCGATTCTCCCCCATGCGGAAACTACCCTACTTCTTCTGGACACCAAAGCGGTATTGGATTCGATCCAGCCCAGGTAAAGCCCTCCCGGGTGAAGTGGATCGCTGCCTGACCGGGCTCAGGAGAATGACCCGCGAAGCGGAGAActcctggattatcaaaaaaaaaattatatagtaaACCAAATGTGAAATAATGTATTTTAgacaattattaaaataaatatgacagTAGTGGCAAAATAGTAATAAAAGTTGCTACTACTTTATGACTAAATTACTTTTTAGAAGTTGCAAATAAGACACAAAATAATTGTACTTATATATATGTAGCAAACATAACAActatatttttactatattcTGACATGAGAATTATTTTTACATGTGAAAATAAGTCATAGCCATTAAACTACACATCACTTGAAATTGTTTCCACACAGCTCAGTGAAAATTTGCCACAAATTAGTGATTCTACCGAGTTTTTAGTAGCAAAACGCTTACAATCTCAGTACATACAAACTTTGTGTGATATGTTTTTCCATACCAATGATTAGCTACTAAATTGTTACTCTTTTTAGTACAGTCAAAAAGTGTCACAAATTTGTCACTCCTGGTAGTCAGAAGTCGCAAAATAGTCACAAATTTAGTACACATActaataaaaaatgatatactTTTGATTAGAGTCACAAGCATATAACAAAAATGTAGCTACTATTTTGCAACTAcgatatttaaattatataagtgACTGATTTATAGCTATTCATTTAAGACTATAGATTTTAGTTACACAAATGTTGCTCTTTTTATTACTAATTGTGACTACATAATTTAGTTGCAAGAGAGTTACTACATGTTTTATTCGCAAAATTGCAACCAATGTGCAACTCATTACACATAGTTGCATATTAATTACAAATCGGTTAGAAGTTACTATCACATCTTTGCAACTACCAACCATAGTTCCAATTGTAGTCACAATAtcaatgttttcttgtagtgactccTTTAATTTAGGTCATCCAGAGACAAATTTCCTTCAAAAGCTCGAACTATCTGCAAATGACCCCAAGTCACAAAGTTAAATGCTGCAAAAAAGgtttcatatattaaaaaaaacagtacCTGGTTCATTTTTGGGCGGTGTTTCGCTGAAGTACGGACACTAGCAGCAGCACAAGAAACCATTCTCATCATTTCGTTGGCATCCAAGCTATCCGCTAACCGCGGGTCAACAAGACCATCAAAGTTGCCATCCTTTAGAGATTGTACAATCAGAGGCTTTGCCTAGAATTTGGTGAACTTTAGAAACTTATTCAAAAACTGAGGAATTGAGTGTTTAAGGAAAACAAGAGATAACTAACCCAATCAACtaaaacatcatcatcatcagcagaAGACCGCTATCTAACCAGAGGCTTGCGTCCGGTTATCAACTCGAGCAGCACCACTCTGAAGGACAACACGTCTGCCTTTTCACTGAGTTGTCCAAAAGTAGCATAATCAGGAGTCAAGTacctgtaacaaaaaaaaatcacgagTCAATAGATGTTTATGGTTTCTCGCATAGTTAAATTTAGTAAGAGCACATACCCGAATGTTCCCATAATACGAGTTGAAATATGGGAATCAGAGTCCAAAGTAGACCGAGTGAGCCCATAATCTGCTACCTTTGCCTCATAGCTATCGCCAATGAGAATATTTGCAGCCTTTATATCGCGATGTATTATCTTAGGCTTACATGAACCAAACGGAACAATAAATCTTTGACAGCTACAGACAAATACTTGGACCCAAAGACAAGCAACATTACTTACAATCTTCATGCAAGTATGACAATCATTTGTTATTACTAAATATTTagcaaaaaatatgtaaaaaattagtaaaagattagcaaaacattaataaaaaaacataataataatgagaaaaataagaagTGGCCGAAGAAGATGCATAATATGTGTTGATGAAGTTAAtgtgataattacatatataattccaCAAGTATTTGTTATTACTAA encodes:
- the LOC125582192 gene encoding proline-rich receptor-like protein kinase PERK15, coding for MQALRGEARALRGDARALRGEARALEAMQALRGETRALRGEGRLESCQRFIVPFGSCKPKIIHRDIKAANILIGDSYEAKVADYGLTRSTLDSDSHISTRIMGTFGYLTPDYATFGQLSEKADVLSFRVVLLELITGRKPLAKPLIVQSLKDGNFDGLVDPRLADSLDANEMMRMVSCAAASVRTSAKHRPKMNQIVRAFEGNLSLDDLN